In the Methanofastidiosum sp. genome, AAGGCTTATAGAAGATACTAGGCACCAGATACCCACTAAATCTGAAACCAAGGAAGCTGTAATGGCCAAATCATTTATTGTATTTGCCCTCGGATGCTTAACTGGAATTGAAATGTACACAATTAATCTATTCTTGACTTCAAATATTGAAATAAGTCTCATGCTTCTCCTATTCTTTTTTGGAATAGGCTTCCTAATCGGAGTCTTTGTAGAAAAAACAGATATATTAAAAATAAAATCTAAATATGGACATTTAGATTATTGATTTTTTAATAAAATTTTTGCTATATTGCCGTAAGCAGGCCTTGTTATTGTTATTCCAATCAAAAGACCTATTATTGTAGTAACTGCAAATCCTCTAAGCATTCCCAAACTCAGATATGCAAGAGGTGCCATAGCTCCAATTGTAGTAAATGCTGATGTGAATATTATGAAGAAGGCATGCTCGACCCTCTTTTTAATACTCTTTCGTTTTCTCTTTTCTCCACCTCTTTCCATAATGGATTCATCTGTAATAACTATCTGATGATCTACCCCTGTCCCTATGGCGGCAATTATACCGGCCATAGCTGCAAGATCTATTGTCCAGTGTATAACTGAAGCAACTCCCAATATTATAATTACCTCGGAGAAAGATATTAGTATTATAGGCAAAGAAATGTAGATTTTCCTGTATCTTATGAAAACAATTGCTGCAACTGCAATAAGTGCGGCAAGCCCTGCTATAAGAACCTGTCTTATAAATTCTGAACCAAGGGTGGGCGAAATAAAGCTCTTTCCAACAATGCTTGTTGCAATAGGAAGAGCCCCAGACTGAAGAATTATCTTTAATTCTGAAGTTTCCTTATTAGCTTCTTCTACAGTTGCGGCAACTCCTTGGATTACATAAGAAGGTGTAGCCGATGCCTCACCAGTGGCAAGATTTTCTGAGAGTATGGGGGAGTTCATTAGCCCGACTATCCTCCTGAAATAGTCTGCCTGATTCTCATTTGCTGCCCTGAGTTCTCTTTGAGTTTTGAATCCCATTCCCATTATCTGAGTGTAGATGTCTCTTCCAACCTCATCTTCTGTTGCAAGAACGATTACCCTCTCCTTATCTCCTACATAATCCTTCAAAAGTGAAGGAATTTCTGAGCTGTTTGCAAAAGTCAATATTTTAATATCGTCCCCAATTCTCTTTTCAAGTGAAAACGCGTTTTCTATTTGGGGTATTGAAACATTTAAATCAAGCCCGGATAGATTTAGGTCAGATGGTAACCCAGTTAGTGAGTTGTACATCGCTTTATTCATTATTATCACTGAATTTGCAGGCCTGTCAAGAAACATGTCTACTGGGTATCCACCTTTGCCTTTGGCAACGTCAGCAAAGTTTTGCCCCGCTTCCTTTGTGATTGTGAAAGGCACATTCCAGTTTATTCCTTCATATCCAGATTGTCTGACTTCCGGTGGGTCGACCCTAATAATATCTGATCCTCTTACTGCAACTACTCCATCAATCCTTGCTTCATAAACACCCTGCTCTTCAAGGATCTTAATGACGCTTTCTTCCTTCTCTGCTGAAGTACCTGAAACCTCAACCATTATGTTAGATTCTCCCCACGGTCTGACACTAACATCTGATATACCAAGCCTGTTTAATCTTAGCTCGAGTCTTGTAACTGTATCTTCCATTACGTCAGTTGCAACTGCCCTATC is a window encoding:
- a CDS encoding MMPL family transporter; translation: MNKILKNGRVLLLIVAVIFSAIAINFNGISTGLDLEGGTLVTLELDRAVATDVMEDTVTRLELRLNRLGISDVSVRPWGESNIMVEVSGTSAEKEESVIKILEEQGVYEARIDGVVAVRGSDIIRVDPPEVRQSGYEGINWNVPFTITKEAGQNFADVAKGKGGYPVDMFLDRPANSVIIMNKAMYNSLTGLPSDLNLSGLDLNVSIPQIENAFSLEKRIGDDIKILTFANSSEIPSLLKDYVGDKERVIVLATEDEVGRDIYTQIMGMGFKTQRELRAANENQADYFRRIVGLMNSPILSENLATGEASATPSYVIQGVAATVEEANKETSELKIILQSGALPIATSIVGKSFISPTLGSEFIRQVLIAGLAALIAVAAIVFIRYRKIYISLPIILISFSEVIIILGVASVIHWTIDLAAMAGIIAAIGTGVDHQIVITDESIMERGGEKRKRKSIKKRVEHAFFIIFTSAFTTIGAMAPLAYLSLGMLRGFAVTTIIGLLIGITITRPAYGNIAKILLKNQ